The window CTAAAACTGAATTAAGGAAGCTCAATCCTGCTTTGTATATATGGTTATATCGACATGAAAAGAATTGGTTCTTTAAGAACTCTACAACAGTGAAGAAAAGTCGCAAAAGTGTCGTTCGTGTCGAATGGGGACATAGAGACGAAGTTATGTCTAAAGAAGTGCCAACAATCATAACTCAACTTAAAAAAGATACCCCTCCCATTAGAATAACCAAGAGAAGAATTGGAATTGCTTTGGGAAATTTATCGTTAATAGAAAAGAAATTAGATTATTTACCGAGTCTTAAGAGAAAGATTGAAGAAAATAGTGAAAATATTAGAGATTTTCATTATAGAAAAATTACATGGGCAATTGATGAAATGATTAAGAGTGGCGAACCACTTAGGGTTTGGAAGGTTAGGAGGGTTGCAGGTATTAAAAATATGGATGAAGAATTACGCCACTATATATTCAATGAAATAAAAGAATTAATATAATTAAAAGGGGTAATTACACTATGATTACTTATTTCCCAGAACCTTATCCTGATGAGCTTTGGTATAGTGTTTTAGCAAGGTATAAAAAGCATATGGGAATAACAAAGAAAGTCCATCTTAATTCAGATCTTAAGAATATCAGTTCAGCTACAAATCGTTTGTTACCCCACAGGTTAGAATTAAACACATCAAAGTTATTACATTTCGACTTTATAGACAAGGAACAAATTATACTTAACCACACACTTTATAATATTTGCTCCTTCCTTGAAGAGGATGGAAATAAAAAGAGACTCAAGGAATTTTTGCTTGGAGAAAATAAAAAAATTCCGAGAGATTTTAATACATTAGGGAACAAGCTTCAATTTTGTGAATCATGTAAGAATGAAGATATTTATAAGTATGGTGAGGCATATTGGCATTGTACCCACCAACTGCCAGGCGTTGTTACGTGCTATAAGCATAGGAAGATACTGATCAAATCCAGTGTGAATACTTATGAAAAACATAATGACTTAATTGATATAAACGATGCTGAAATAGAAAATCCTATACCAAATCTTAATTCCAGACACATTGAGTTGTTACACAGAATAACAATTGAATTGATTAAGATGAACAGTTCTACATATCATATTGATTTTAATGACTATCAAGAAAAAATGTACTCTCTTTTCTATTCAAATGGTTATACTGACATGAACGGATATTATACATTTAAAGCTTTTAATGAAGATTTTTCCCGTATCTATTCTAATGAACTCATTCAATATTTAGAAAATAATATAAATGAGTCTAACTCCCCTTTATTTTCTGATTCTGAAAGAATGTTAAAAGCAAGAGAGCCTATATGTTTTGTCATGATATATTTATTTTTCGAGGAAAAGTTAGAAAGTATAGTCGATACTAAATTTACTTCCCCACTAGGTTCTAAGCCGTTTAAATGTAAGAGCCCATTTTGTAATGAGAAATGTTATAACTATGAATTCAATTATTTTAAATATGGCATTAGACTCAAAACCTTTTGTAGTTGTGGTTTTGTTATAGAGGAAACTTTTAAAAATAATAAAATTAGTAAGTTTGTAAACAGATATGGACTACATTATGGGGAATGTATGAAATATTTATTATTTGAGGAAAACCGTCCAGTTGATGAAATAAGTAAAATAATAGATGCACATCCATTAGAGGTTGAAAAGTTTCTAATGAGAGAATTAGTAGGTTTGTTTAGCCATGAGGAAACACTTTACTATGAGAGAAAGTGGGAAGAATTAATAGAACAATACCCCGGAGCCCCTAAAGCTGAACTTAAGCATCATGATTTCAAGCTATATGCTTATAAGTACAAGCATTCTAATTTAAGAAAATTTGATTGGTATAGGGACTTAGAAACAAATAGTATTGATATTGATTGGGATGAGCGAGATCGGTTGGTATTTGATTATGTGAAGAATGAATTTGACCCTGCTATAATTAATTTAGTTAAAGACGATTTATTCCTAACTTGTTACGATCTATATATAGAACTTGACTATTTAAAATTAACAGGTGACTTCTTCAAGGGAAGAAGTGATAAAAAGATGGATGAAGCAATGGACAGGATGGACAAAAATATGGATATTTATAAAGGGTGAAGTTAGGCTTTTAAATGCTAGTCTGCTGTCTGCTATTAAAGATTGTTTACTTCTTTTGATTAACCTTTGAATAATGGTTTAAGTAAGTTTAATTAGGAATGTATTAAAATCAATATTTTAGCACTTGTTAAAGTATATGACTTAATTATTCATTAACAGGTTTTGTGTGGAGTGACTAAGGAGTCGTATAATTTACAAAAAGGTTATATAATCAAAGACATAAAAATATTGTGGTAAAATATAGAAATAAACGGTGTGATTAATTGTCACCGTTTTTTTTTTTCGGAAAATTCACCTTTGGTATTATATTTGGATAGCTACTTGTATAAAAAATGGTATATATGGAAATTTATTGTTCGTAATTCCACCTTAACCTAGTAGAGTCTATGGTATAATGAAAAAGAACGCTTGTTCTTAATTTAGAATAAACATACAGGAGGGATTAAACTGAACTTTACTAGAGAAGACATAGACAATATTGAATCTGATGTCATCAACAAGTTCTTCAAACAAACCTTACCTAAACAAGGGTACTCCATTCGAGAACCACAACTTACATATGCTCAAAAAATATTACATACATTAAAAAAACAAGAAAATAAGTCACTTGTTATAGAGGCTGGTGTTGGAACAGGTAAATCCTTTGGCTATTTAGTTCCTCTACTTCACTTGCAAAATGAAGCACAACGCAGATTTAAATTTTCAATCGTTCTTTCCACTGCCACTATTTCCTTGCAGGAACAATTGATTAAAGACATCTATCAAGTAAGTAAGTTAATGAACTACCCTGTCCATCCAGTTCTCGCTAAAGGTCGATCTCATTTCCTTTGTTTAGATAGATTACATACTCATTACAATAATAATCCACCTAGTTGGGTGAAAGACTTAGAAGGTCTTAATGGGGATCGTTCAGAACTAGTTGAAAGCTTTCCTGAACTAGATGAAAAATGGGAAAAAGTAAATGTAAAAAAATGCAAACATAGAAATTGTGCATTCTATGAAATGTGTGATTTTATTCATTTAAGGAATAACATCGCACAAGGAAATTCTGTTATCGTTACTAATCACGACCAATTAATTGCAAATGAAAAATTAAAAATGCAAGATCGAAGGCCATTGTTCCCAGTTGATACTGAGATAATTGTAATTGATGAAGCACATAATTTAGAGGAAAAAGCGCGTTCTTCTTTAACAGAAAGTTGGAAAAAAAGTAAATTAATCTATCTCTTAAAGGTATTGGATCGTTTTCTGAGGCGTTCTCCTAGGTACAATGAAACTCGAAAGCAAAAAGATAAAATAGAAACCGAACTTAATAAGTTCTTTCAAGAATTACTAAATCAATGTGTTTCTCAACAAAGCTCTCATTTAAAAGCTGGTTTAGAAACCAATCGATATGAAATAAATCCCGAAGCAATAACCAATTTAATAGCCCTTAAAAAAGAGTTAAACGACTACAATATCTCTGCTCAATTATTAGATACTACAAGTGAGGAACTTGAAGCTAGTACTACCGCAATAGAAGAATTCTTAACTTTTATAGAGATATTAAAGCAAAATGAACATCATATTATTTGGATTGAACAAGTAGGTAAATTAAACTCACACAACATAACAATTAACTCTGTTCCGAAGAATGTAAATGAAGAAATTGCGAATTATTTCTTTGAAGAGGATAAACCCAATACTATACTTACTTCTGCCACTATGTCCACAGAAGGGAATGACAACTACGATAGATATGATTACTTAGTTAATTCAACTGGATTAGATTTTCTAAAGTACAGTCAACTTGAACTTGCAAATCCACTTAAATCTCCTTTTGATTATGATGCGCATTCCTTAATCTATATACCAGATCATCTACCGAAACCTATACACCAAAATTATGAGACCTTTAGGGAAAAAGCCATCCAGGAAATTTTATTACTAATTCAATTAACTGAGGGAAGGACGATGATTCTTTTCACTTCCAAAGAAGATATGAACTTTGTCTATAAAAAATTAGTAGATGAACAATTACCTTGGACCATTTTTGTTCAGCAAGATGGCAGTTCACAGAATAAAACGAAGACTGCTTTCCAAGAAGATGAGCATTCCATCTTATTATCTTCCGGAATATATTGGGAAGGGATAGACATTCCAGGTCAATCCTTAAGTAACTTAATTGTATTTAAACTTCCCTTTCCTGTTCCAGATCCTATTTTAAATTATAAAATGTCTTTGTTCGATTCAGACGGGTTTGATAAAGTTATGGTTCCAGAAATGATAACCAAACTTAGACAAGGTGTGGGTCGGCTTATACGTAAGGAATCGGATAAAGGAATTATTGCCATCCTAGATAGCCGATTGAGCAAACAGGCAAATAATCAGTATCGTGTTCCTGTACTTAACTCTTTACCTATTCGAAACGTAACAGAAGATTTTGAAGAAGTTCAAATATTTACGAAGAGACTTTTTCAAACTCAATTCATTAAATAAGTGACTCCTTTTTATATAAAGTCGCTGTTAAAGTTTAATGTTGTTACAAATATTTCTTATAAAATTAGTTTAGAACTTAATTATTACAATTAAAAATAAATGAAAAGCAAATTTAAATTCTAGTATACAACTTAATTGTATTTGAAATTACAAGAAGTCAACAAATAGAGCGTTTTTGAGTATATAACTTAATTGTTATGCAACAACAATCATTGTAGAGTGACAAGCGGGTCGTATAATCAAAGAGACAAATAGAAATAAACCGGTGGCATTAATTTGTCACCGTTTATTTTTTCGAAAAAATCAGTATTGTAATTAATACTTATAATTTAATACTTTTTGGTACTCCGTTAATGAATTAAATATTTTCTCCAATTCCTCTTTTCTTTCTTTGTGTAATTTTTCTTTGTTAACATAATCAATTCTGTAATATATACCCTGATCTACAAAGTAAATAGTAGAATAATTTTCTGTCTCTGTGTAGTATCCCTTCGTTTTATTATCAATATTTTTGTTTTTACTTAAATCGTAATCTTTATGAGGGAAGTTCCCGAAAATCATTTCTATACGTTCATTTGGATCACTTCTATTGTCTAATCTTAAATCACTTTCTATTTTTCCTTCTCTTTTAAAATAATTAATCCCACTAGTTTTAAACGCATCATGCCTTTCGTTAAATGGAAAATATTCAGGAACTTTGGCTGTGAATGGAAGAGCATCTAACGTTAACTTTGTTGTAGGTACAATGTGTTTTACATCCCCATATTTCACAAGGTAATCCATGTTTATCTTGTTTTTAGTTTCAGCAGTAGATTGTCAATTTGTGATTGCAAAAGCAATGAATAAGAATAATGCCACAATAATTAGTTTTCTCATTTAATCGTCCTCCTATAATATTTTTGGTTTGTATTATTTTGTTCAACTTTTTATTTTATATAAAAAGGGTATTTTAATTTCTTGTTGGACATGTAAATATATAGGTTAATACTAAGGTACCAATCGAAATAAAAGGTAAATATTTTTTCGCTTTTTTGACCTCCTATATTTCACAAAATAAATGGGAGCGAACTCCTCATTGAAGCTTGCTCCCATTAGTTATAAAAAATTCTCTTTTCATTCACTTCTAGCTAGTTTATTTTTGGTTTTGCGAATTTCAATAAAGTTGTAAACCGAGTAAGATATTATTAAAATTACCCCGATTATGAATGCAATAAGAAAACCTGCCATCCCTTGCATCCCAACCCAGCCAATCGTAAAGGTGAGGAAAATTAGCATATAACAACAACCAGCCACTATAATTGCAATGGGCACATTAAAAGGAAATATTCTTTTCCACCCTAAAGCCAAAAATGAAGAAATCAAAAGTATTATAATTGCTATGATGGTATGAAGTGATCCCCAACGGAACCCCGGACGAGACTGTGTTGCTTCACCATAAGTAGTGTCTGCTGTGCTATATAGGTCGTATAGTGTGAATGCTAATGTAACTACGCCTAAGAATAAAAGAATTGAGAATATTGTCCAGTTAATTTTTTTGAAATTTTCTTGATTTTTCATTTTGTATTACTCCCTTCAAAGAGTGAATCACTAACTTGTTTCCTATGTAACTTTCTAATTGTTTAAAAGATTAATTTAACTTATTTTACCATATTTTTTGATTTCTAACTTAATGATACGGAAAATGGAACTAATTATTCCGCCTTATAAAAATGAAGTATGATAATATTTAATTTAGAATGTGCATCGCTTGTTCAGATTGGTAGAGAAGTTTTAAATGGAAAGAGGTAAATGAAAATGAAATGTGCTTGGCCAGGAAATAATCATCTTATGGAAATGT of the Halalkalibacillus sediminis genome contains:
- a CDS encoding RND transporter is translated as MKNQENFKKINWTIFSILLFLGVVTLAFTLYDLYSTADTTYGEATQSRPGFRWGSLHTIIAIIILLISSFLALGWKRIFPFNVPIAIIVAGCCYMLIFLTFTIGWVGMQGMAGFLIAFIIGVILIISYSVYNFIEIRKTKNKLARSE
- a CDS encoding helicase C-terminal domain-containing protein: MIKDIYQVSKLMNYPVHPVLAKGRSHFLCLDRLHTHYNNNPPSWVKDLEGLNGDRSELVESFPELDEKWEKVNVKKCKHRNCAFYEMCDFIHLRNNIAQGNSVIVTNHDQLIANEKLKMQDRRPLFPVDTEIIVIDEAHNLEEKARSSLTESWKKSKLIYLLKVLDRFLRRSPRYNETRKQKDKIETELNKFFQELLNQCVSQQSSHLKAGLETNRYEINPEAITNLIALKKELNDYNISAQLLDTTSEELEASTTAIEEFLTFIEILKQNEHHIIWIEQVGKLNSHNITINSVPKNVNEEIANYFFEEDKPNTILTSATMSTEGNDNYDRYDYLVNSTGLDFLKYSQLELANPLKSPFDYDAHSLIYIPDHLPKPIHQNYETFREKAIQEILLLIQLTEGRTMILFTSKEDMNFVYKKLVDEQLPWTIFVQQDGSSQNKTKTAFQEDEHSILLSSGIYWEGIDIPGQSLSNLIVFKLPFPVPDPILNYKMSLFDSDGFDKVMVPEMITKLRQGVGRLIRKESDKGIIAILDSRLSKQANNQYRVPVLNSLPIRNVTEDFEEVQIFTKRLFQTQFIK
- a CDS encoding TnsD family Tn7-like transposition protein, encoding MITYFPEPYPDELWYSVLARYKKHMGITKKVHLNSDLKNISSATNRLLPHRLELNTSKLLHFDFIDKEQIILNHTLYNICSFLEEDGNKKRLKEFLLGENKKIPRDFNTLGNKLQFCESCKNEDIYKYGEAYWHCTHQLPGVVTCYKHRKILIKSSVNTYEKHNDLIDINDAEIENPIPNLNSRHIELLHRITIELIKMNSSTYHIDFNDYQEKMYSLFYSNGYTDMNGYYTFKAFNEDFSRIYSNELIQYLENNINESNSPLFSDSERMLKAREPICFVMIYLFFEEKLESIVDTKFTSPLGSKPFKCKSPFCNEKCYNYEFNYFKYGIRLKTFCSCGFVIEETFKNNKISKFVNRYGLHYGECMKYLLFEENRPVDEISKIIDAHPLEVEKFLMRELVGLFSHEETLYYERKWEELIEQYPGAPKAELKHHDFKLYAYKYKHSNLRKFDWYRDLETNSIDIDWDERDRLVFDYVKNEFDPAIINLVKDDLFLTCYDLYIELDYLKLTGDFFKGRSDKKMDEAMDRMDKNMDIYKG